A window of the Archocentrus centrarchus isolate MPI-CPG fArcCen1 chromosome 9, fArcCen1, whole genome shotgun sequence genome harbors these coding sequences:
- the LOC115786257 gene encoding E3 ubiquitin-protein ligase NEURL3-like — MVKENLQSHRCSLLCLGSLTFHHQAVGDKVRLSEGGRRAEKTEATFKNGLVFSNRPVKVQERIRLRVERDSFIWHGALRVGFTNVPPSARSLPLPCMAIPNLTDRPGHWAVPVHESNCQAGSELEFWVSSGGSIYAEINNRQHELLTGLDLSQPLWAMIDIYGQTCSILLLGSEKNRLFYTQRSCPAPEHLTSPDNCFGSVSGLSGDDYISCLDMEIPADKRCVVCMVKEARITLPCGHRCLCNKCNSRVCEQFGTCPLCRHEIRAPSVEERCVSGVV; from the exons ATGGTGAAGGAGA ATCTTCAGTCACACAGATGCAGCCTGCTCTGCCTCGGTTCTCTGACCTTCCACCATCAGGCTGTTGGAGACAAGGTGCGCCTGAGTGAGGGGGGTCGACGCGCAGAGAAGACTGAGGCCACGTTCAAGAATGGCCTGGTGTTCAGCAACCGTCCAGTGAAGGTCCAGGAGAGGATTCGTCTGAGAGTGGAAAGAGATTCATTCATCTGGCATGGAGCTCTGCGTGTGGGCTTTACCAACGTGCCGCCCTCAGCCAGATCTCTGCCTCTGCCCTGCATGGCCATCCCCAACCTCACTGACAGGCCCGGGCACTGGGCTGTTCCTGTGCATGAATCCAACTGCCAAGCAGGTTCAGAGCTGGAGTTTTGGGTTTCTTCCGGTGGCAGCATATATGCAGAGATCAACAACAGGCAGCACGAGCTGCTAACAggactggacctcagccagccgCTGTGGGCCATGATAGACATTTATGGGCAGACATGCTCCATTTTGCTCCTAG GCTCAGAGAAAAACAGGCTGTTTTACACCCAAAGATCCTGTCCTGCACCTGAGCACCTCACCTCACCTGACAATTGCTTTGGTTCAGTTTCAGGCCTCAGTGGTGATGACTACATCTCCTGTCTTGACATGGAGATCCCAGCAG ATAAAAGATGTGTGGTGTGCATGGTGAAGGAGGCCCGAATCACACTGCCTTGTGGTCACCGGTGTTTGTGTAACAAGTGCAACTCCAGAGTCTGTGAGCAGTTTGGCACCTGCCCGCTGTGTCGACATGAGATCAGAGCTCCATCAGTGGAGGAGAGGTGTGTTTCAGGGGTCGTCTGA